A window of the Cololabis saira isolate AMF1-May2022 chromosome 19, fColSai1.1, whole genome shotgun sequence genome harbors these coding sequences:
- the LOC133419546 gene encoding tubulin alpha-1B chain-like, whose product MRECISVHVGQAGVQIGNACWELYCLEHGIQPDGQTRSDKTVGGGDDSFNTFFSETGAGKHVPRAVFVDLEPTVIDEVRSGTYRQLFHPEQLITGKEDAANNYARGHYTIGKEIIDLVLDRIRKLADQCTGLQGFLVFHSFGGGTGSGFTSLLMERLSVDYGKKSKLEFSIYPAPQVSTAVVEPYNSILTTHTTLEHSDCAFMVDNEAIYDICRRNLDIERPTYTNLNRLISQIVSSITASLRFAGALNVDLTEFQTNLVPYPRIHFPLATYAPVISAEKAYHEQLTVAEITNACFEPANQMVKCDPRHGKYMACCLLYRGDVVPKDVNAAIATIKTKRSIQFVDWCPTGFKVGINYQPPTVVPGGDLAKVQRALCMLSNTTAIAEAWARLNHKFDLMYAKRAFVHWYVGEGMEEGEFSEAREDMAALEKDYEEVGVDSVDDGGEEEAGEY is encoded by the exons ATG CGTGAGTGTATCTCGGTGCACGTGGGCCAGGCCGGTGTTCAGATTGGAAATGCATGCTGGGAGCTTTACTGCCTGGAGCACGGCATCCAGCCGGACGGACAGACCCGAAGTGACAAGACAGTCGGCGGAGGAGACGACTCCTTCAACACCTTCTTCAGTGAAACTGGAGCTGGAAAACACGTGCCGAGAGCCGTCTTTGTGGACCTGGAGCCCACCGTCATCG ATGAGGTGCGGTCGGGGAcctaccgtcagctgttccaccCCGAGCAGCTGATCACTGGCAAGGAGGATGCTGCCAACAACTACGCCCGCGGACACTACACCATCGGGAAAGAAATCAtagacctggttctggaccggatCCGGAAACTG GCGGACCAGTGCACCGGCCTGCAGGGCTTCCTGGTGTTCCACAGCTTCGGCGGGGGCACCGGCTCTGGTTTCACCTCCCTGCTGATGGAGCGTCTGTCCGTGGACTACGGCAAGAAGTCCAAGCTGGAGTTCTCCATCTACCCGGCCCCCCAGGTGTCCACGGCGGTGGTGGAGCCGTACAACTCCATCCTGACCACCCACACCACCCTGGAGCACTCCGACTGTGCCTTCATGGTGGACAACGAGGCCATCTACGACATCTGCCGCAGGAACCTGGACATCGAGCGTCCCACCTACACCAACCTGAACCGACTCATCAGTCAGATCGTGTCCTCCATCACCGCCTCCCTCCGCTTCGCCGGCGCCCTCAACGTGGATCTGACGGAGTTCCAGACCAACCTGGTGCCGTATCCCCGGATCCACTTCCCTCTGGCCACCTACGCCCCCGTCATCTCGGCGGAGAAGGCCTACCACGAGCAGCTGACCGTAGCTGAGATCACCAACGCCTGCTTCGAGCCGGCCAACCAGATGGTGAAGTGCGACCCTCGCCACGGCAAGTACATGGCCTGCTGCCTGCTGTACCGCGGAGACGTGGTGCCCAAAGACGTCAACGCCGCCATAGCAACCATCAAAACCAAGCGCAGCATCCAGTTCGTGGACTGGTGCCCCACCGGCTTCAAGGTGGGCATCAACTACCAGCCCCCCACCGTGGTTCCcgggggagacctggccaaggtgCAGAGGGCTTTGTGCATGCTGAGCAACACCACCGCCATCGCCGAGGCCTGGGCTCGGCTCAACCACAAGTTTGACCTGATGTACGCCAAGCGGGCCTTCGTCCACTGGTACGTGGGGGAGGGGATGGAGGAGGGGGAGTTCTCCGAGGCCCGGGAGGACATGGCGGCTCTGGAGAAGGATTAcgaggaggtgggagttgacAGCGTTGAtgatggaggagaggaagaggcagGGGAATATTAA